Proteins encoded within one genomic window of Arachis ipaensis cultivar K30076 chromosome B08, Araip1.1, whole genome shotgun sequence:
- the LOC107611012 gene encoding nuclear-pore anchor-like: MELEPKFSKERLDSFMKEFEHEKAEANRILARNVEFSQLIADYQRKLCESSESLNAAEELSRRLTMELSVLKLENKVLSNAEKRASDEVHSLSERV, translated from the exons ATGGAACTCGAGCCAAAGTTTTCTAAAGAGAGACTTGATAGTTTTATGAAAGAGTTTGAACACGAG AAAGCTGAAGCAAATAGAATTTTAGCAAGGAATGTAGAATTTTCTCAACTTATTGCTGACTACCAACGAAAATTATGTGAAAGTTCTGAGTCATTGAATGCTGCTGAGGAGCTTTCAAGGAGACTTACGATGGAG TTATCTGTTTTGAAGCTTGAAAATAAAGTATTATCAAATGCAGAAAAGCGAGCATCTGATGAGGTTCATAGTTTATCTGAAAGGGTGTAG